In a genomic window of Halalkalicoccus sp. CG83:
- a CDS encoding S8 family peptidase: MSRTRDTRCGCSRTYRGSPLYVSGIGIILQTMFYNIIDILLTKIPSMGRRYRLIRSAMTYHIGRRTVLKGVAGTGLTLTVSGIASANERTRYLVRVGRDRAADRIERAGYEIRNELAAGEVLLVEGPEDSQDDLRNVRGVQIAIPDFEVRLEDPIGEQEAGVTRDRPEYWDLQWDKHVTDVEQAHDIATGDGTTIAILDTGIDHTHPDLGNVNVEKSRSVYGGELRQHTGDPHYHGTHVAGIAAGTGEEGILGTAPDAELISLRVFTFGEEEQPDFWSDLLLALEYAADQGADAANMSIGTLETLPPQVNAGGVRGVMQPVMHHATRQGTVVVASAGNHGESLQQGGTFTIPNSLSGVMSVSATGPNDELVFYSNWGTNEIDVGAPGGGYETLERTLDPEADVDWPYPTNLVLSSLPTAEGDPRVPGRYGYLGGTSMAAPQVVGAVALVKDAHPDLNAKQVENAIKQGADLVRGRGDSELGAGRLNAHDALE; this comes from the coding sequence ATGAGCCGTACTCGCGACACGCGGTGCGGTTGCTCGCGGACCTACCGTGGTAGCCCACTATACGTCTCCGGAATCGGTATTATATTACAGACGATGTTTTACAATATTATTGATATCCTTCTAACAAAAATACCAAGTATGGGACGGCGCTACCGTCTGATACGTAGTGCAATGACATATCACATCGGTCGGCGAACGGTACTGAAGGGGGTTGCAGGGACCGGACTTACACTGACCGTCAGCGGGATCGCGTCGGCTAACGAACGGACTCGATATCTGGTGCGGGTCGGACGGGATCGTGCCGCTGACCGTATAGAACGAGCAGGATACGAGATCCGAAACGAACTGGCGGCGGGTGAGGTGCTACTCGTAGAGGGTCCTGAGGATAGTCAGGACGACCTGCGGAACGTCCGCGGCGTGCAAATCGCCATACCCGACTTCGAAGTCCGGCTCGAGGACCCCATCGGAGAGCAGGAAGCCGGGGTCACTCGAGACCGGCCGGAGTACTGGGACCTCCAGTGGGACAAGCACGTCACCGACGTCGAACAAGCCCACGACATCGCAACCGGCGACGGAACGACCATCGCCATCCTCGATACGGGAATCGACCATACCCATCCCGACCTTGGGAACGTCAACGTCGAGAAAAGCCGCTCCGTCTACGGCGGCGAACTCCGTCAACATACCGGAGACCCACATTACCACGGTACACACGTTGCCGGTATCGCAGCCGGGACCGGCGAGGAAGGTATCCTCGGAACGGCACCGGATGCCGAACTCATCTCGCTCCGTGTCTTCACGTTTGGGGAGGAGGAACAGCCCGATTTCTGGAGCGACCTTCTGCTCGCGCTCGAATACGCAGCGGACCAGGGAGCCGATGCTGCGAACATGAGTATCGGGACGCTTGAGACGCTTCCGCCACAGGTGAACGCCGGCGGTGTTCGAGGCGTCATGCAGCCGGTAATGCACCATGCCACCCGGCAAGGGACGGTGGTCGTCGCAAGCGCCGGCAACCACGGTGAAAGCCTCCAGCAGGGAGGCACCTTCACGATCCCCAACAGCCTCTCCGGCGTCATGAGCGTCAGTGCGACCGGTCCGAACGACGAACTCGTCTTCTACTCGAACTGGGGAACCAACGAGATCGACGTCGGCGCCCCCGGTGGCGGATACGAAACCCTGGAGAGAACGCTCGATCCGGAGGCAGACGTCGACTGGCCGTACCCGACGAATCTCGTGCTGTCGTCGTTACCGACTGCGGAGGGGGATCCGCGAGTTCCGGGCCGGTACGGATATCTCGGTGGGACGTCGATGGCAGCCCCACAGGTGGTCGGCGCTGTCGCATTGGTGAAGGACGCACATCCCGACCTGAACGCCAAACAGGTCGAAAACGCGATCAAGCAAGGAGCAGACCTCGTTAGAGGACGCGGCGATTCGGAACTCGGCGCCGGACGGCTGAACGCTCACGACGCACTAGAGTGA
- a CDS encoding helix-hairpin-helix domain-containing protein, whose translation MRTGRRTHERTIDARPKRYNTLTMTNATTPIQAAFEMQRESIKQTQQLFEQSLELQQNALEAFMHNGISAQRSAQKQGTELFQQLANAQYDAIESAVDEDEIRSAVDEQFEQNARLTQQLLNAQFEQGAELIQQLFNAQYDAVESAVDDEQFRSAMNSQLYDFEAAQEEAWDEFESEFVAAFKELGAQQQRVVAQSVDTFLDAQQDAEQQTIQGVQQAQNAAQTAQQQTQQVAETAQQQGEQVAQTVQQQTQQVAESAAEGAEEIAEESAEAAEQQTEVQVDAAEDVASESADVDIDVEDEDDGQELESIEGLGPTYADRLRQYGIQSVEHLAQADGETVADAAEISEERAGEWITSAQSQA comes from the coding sequence ATGCGAACCGGGCGTCGCACCCACGAGCGAACCATCGACGCCCGACCGAAACGCTACAACACACTAACCATGACGAACGCAACCACACCGATCCAGGCCGCCTTCGAGATGCAGCGAGAATCGATCAAGCAGACCCAGCAGCTCTTCGAGCAGAGCCTCGAACTCCAGCAGAACGCCCTCGAGGCGTTCATGCACAACGGCATCAGCGCCCAGCGATCCGCCCAGAAACAGGGTACCGAGCTCTTCCAGCAGCTCGCCAACGCCCAGTACGACGCCATCGAGTCGGCCGTCGACGAGGACGAGATCCGCTCGGCGGTGGACGAGCAGTTCGAGCAGAACGCTCGACTCACCCAGCAGCTCCTGAACGCCCAGTTCGAGCAGGGCGCCGAACTCATCCAGCAGCTGTTCAACGCGCAGTACGACGCCGTCGAGTCGGCCGTCGACGACGAGCAGTTCCGCTCGGCGATGAACAGCCAGCTCTACGACTTCGAGGCCGCCCAGGAGGAGGCCTGGGACGAGTTCGAGTCCGAGTTCGTCGCGGCCTTCAAGGAACTGGGCGCTCAGCAGCAGCGCGTAGTCGCCCAGTCGGTCGACACGTTCCTCGACGCCCAGCAGGACGCCGAGCAGCAGACGATCCAGGGCGTCCAGCAGGCTCAGAACGCCGCCCAGACCGCCCAGCAGCAGACGCAGCAGGTCGCCGAGACCGCTCAGCAGCAGGGCGAGCAGGTCGCCCAGACGGTCCAGCAGCAGACCCAGCAGGTCGCCGAGAGTGCGGCCGAGGGTGCAGAGGAGATCGCCGAGGAGAGCGCCGAAGCGGCCGAACAGCAGACAGAGGTCCAGGTCGACGCCGCCGAGGACGTCGCAAGCGAGAGCGCGGACGTCGACATCGACGTCGAAGACGAGGACGACGGTCAGGAGCTCGAGTCCATCGAGGGCCTCGGCCCGACGTACGCCGACCGACTCCGCCAGTACGGCATCCAGTCGGTCGAGCACCTGGCGCAGGCCGACGGCGAGACGGTCGCCGACGCCGCCGAGATCTCCGAGGAGCGCGCGGGCGAGTGGATCACCAGCGCGCAGTCCCAGGCCTAA
- a CDS encoding helix-turn-helix transcriptional regulator, with protein MTPSTRESPLDEIEFLARSEHRVTSLDALTERPRTRGELRSMTGASRSTIGRMLREFERRRWIRREGHRYEATQLGGFVAAGMRELIDRIETEQELRDVWHLLPIEGIGLSIETTSDAVVTVAEVDDPYCPVNRFVSLLQESERFRFVGFDVALLEPCRDELRQRIVDGMRTEIIDPPSVARRVLSSYPEHCSDPLDGGNLTVLLHDDVPAYGISIFEHRVGISGYDPDSGIVRVLFDTDAPEVREWAESTYESHRREARPLAREMVAE; from the coding sequence ATGACACCAAGTACCAGAGAGTCACCGCTCGACGAGATCGAGTTCCTGGCGAGATCCGAACACCGCGTTACATCGCTCGATGCGCTGACTGAACGACCTCGAACCAGAGGAGAACTCCGCTCGATGACCGGAGCGTCACGGTCCACGATCGGGCGCATGCTGCGTGAGTTCGAGAGGCGCCGGTGGATACGGAGGGAGGGGCACCGGTACGAGGCGACGCAACTGGGTGGATTCGTGGCTGCGGGAATGAGGGAACTGATCGACCGAATCGAGACCGAACAGGAGCTACGCGACGTCTGGCATCTGCTCCCGATCGAGGGGATCGGTCTCAGCATCGAGACGACCTCCGACGCGGTCGTGACGGTCGCCGAGGTCGACGACCCGTACTGCCCGGTGAACCGATTCGTGTCGCTGCTCCAGGAGTCGGAGCGGTTTCGCTTCGTCGGGTTCGACGTCGCCCTGCTGGAACCGTGTCGTGACGAACTCCGCCAACGGATCGTCGACGGTATGCGGACGGAGATCATCGATCCACCCAGCGTCGCCCGCCGCGTCCTCTCGAGCTATCCCGAGCACTGTTCCGACCCCCTCGACGGCGGCAACCTCACCGTTCTGTTGCACGACGACGTGCCGGCCTACGGGATCAGCATCTTCGAGCACCGAGTCGGGATCAGCGGATACGATCCCGACAGCGGGATCGTACGAGTGCTGTTCGATACCGACGCACCGGAGGTACGCGAGTGGGCCGAGTCAACCTATGAGTCCCATCGACGCGAGGCGCGACCGCTCGCTCGCGAGATGGTCGCGGAGTGA
- a CDS encoding OsmC family protein encodes MSIKNGVDVAQLGRAVETITEEPAAGRFRFRAETEWTDGLQCVTSIDDFDQAGERIHTREFRIEGDEPEQILGKRTAPNAVELLLAAIGSCLSVGYAANAAAMDIELDELRFELEGDVDLRGFLGIDEEVRAGYDSVSCTVHVDADASEEELAELRQRVEATSPLMDNVTNAVRLETELVAARGGE; translated from the coding sequence ATGTCAATTAAGAACGGAGTAGACGTAGCGCAGCTCGGCCGAGCGGTCGAAACGATAACCGAGGAACCGGCGGCCGGTCGGTTCAGGTTCCGTGCGGAGACCGAGTGGACCGACGGCCTGCAGTGTGTGACGTCGATCGACGACTTCGATCAGGCCGGAGAACGAATCCACACCCGGGAGTTCAGAATCGAGGGGGACGAACCGGAACAGATCCTCGGGAAACGAACGGCGCCAAACGCAGTAGAGCTCCTGCTCGCCGCCATCGGCTCGTGTCTGAGCGTCGGTTACGCGGCGAACGCCGCGGCCATGGACATCGAACTCGACGAACTGAGGTTCGAGCTCGAAGGCGACGTCGACCTTCGGGGATTCCTCGGCATCGACGAGGAGGTCCGCGCGGGGTACGACTCCGTGAGCTGTACCGTCCACGTGGACGCGGACGCATCGGAGGAGGAACTCGCCGAACTCCGGCAGCGAGTCGAGGCCACCTCGCCGTTGATGGACAACGTCACCAACGCCGTCCGGCTCGAAACCGAACTGGTCGCTGCCCGAGGAGGGGAGTGA
- a CDS encoding hemolysin family protein → MVDVAFSVGGILLALFLVILNGFFVASEFAFVRIRSTTVETLVEEGRTGAAVLEEAVDNLDDYLATTQLGITIASLGLGWVGEPAMAALIEPVLESFLPESAISLVAFAVGFGFITFLHVVFGELAPKTIAIQKAERISLLVAPPMKFFYYLFLPGIIVFNGTANFFTRMVGVSPASETDETLSEEEILLVLGRSGQQGAVDKEEVEMIERVFDLDDTAVRQVMIPRPDVVSVPADLTLSELRSTIVESGHTRYPVLDPENDDEIVGFVDVKDVLGATEAGRDGSTARDLARDLIIIPETGRIDDLLEGFQRDRSQMAAVIDEWGAFEGIVTIEDVVEELVGDLQDQFDVDDHEPSIERLDGAYLIDGGVSITTVNEALDAEFERTEFETIGGLVFDRLGRAPEVDDAVSVNGYRLTVEGVDGARISSVVVQEESAGAEESDSSG, encoded by the coding sequence ATGGTAGACGTCGCGTTCTCGGTTGGGGGGATCCTCCTCGCGCTCTTTCTGGTGATCCTGAACGGCTTCTTCGTCGCCTCCGAGTTCGCCTTCGTGCGGATCCGCTCGACCACCGTCGAGACGCTCGTCGAGGAGGGAAGGACGGGCGCCGCCGTGCTGGAGGAGGCCGTCGACAACCTCGACGACTACCTCGCGACCACGCAGCTCGGGATCACGATCGCCTCGCTCGGACTGGGCTGGGTCGGGGAGCCGGCCATGGCGGCGCTCATCGAGCCGGTTCTCGAGTCGTTCCTCCCCGAAAGCGCGATCTCCCTCGTCGCGTTCGCGGTCGGATTCGGGTTCATCACCTTCCTCCACGTCGTCTTCGGGGAGCTGGCGCCGAAGACGATCGCCATCCAGAAGGCCGAGCGGATCTCGCTGCTGGTCGCCCCGCCGATGAAGTTCTTCTACTACCTGTTCCTCCCGGGGATCATCGTGTTCAACGGCACCGCCAACTTCTTCACCCGGATGGTGGGCGTCTCGCCCGCCTCGGAGACCGACGAGACGCTCAGCGAGGAGGAGATCCTGCTGGTGCTCGGGCGGTCGGGCCAGCAAGGCGCCGTCGACAAGGAGGAGGTCGAGATGATCGAGCGCGTCTTCGATCTGGACGACACCGCCGTCAGACAGGTCATGATCCCGCGTCCTGACGTAGTGAGCGTCCCCGCCGATCTCACCCTCTCGGAGCTCCGCTCGACCATCGTCGAGTCGGGTCACACCCGTTATCCCGTTCTGGACCCCGAGAACGACGACGAGATCGTCGGGTTCGTCGACGTGAAGGACGTACTGGGGGCGACCGAGGCCGGCAGGGACGGGTCCACGGCCCGCGACCTCGCCCGCGATCTGATCATCATTCCGGAGACGGGCCGAATCGACGACCTGCTCGAGGGGTTCCAACGCGACCGGAGCCAGATGGCCGCGGTGATCGACGAGTGGGGTGCCTTCGAGGGGATCGTGACGATCGAGGACGTCGTCGAGGAGCTCGTCGGCGACCTCCAGGACCAGTTCGACGTCGACGACCACGAACCCTCGATCGAGCGTCTCGACGGCGCGTACCTCATCGACGGAGGCGTCTCGATCACGACGGTCAACGAGGCGCTGGACGCCGAGTTCGAGCGGACGGAGTTCGAGACCATCGGAGGGCTGGTGTTCGATCGACTGGGTCGTGCGCCCGAGGTCGACGACGCCGTCTCGGTGAACGGCTACCGGCTGACGGTCGAGGGCGTCGACGGGGCACGGATCTCCTCGGTCGTGGTCCAGGAGGAGTCCGCGGGGGCCGAGGAGTCGGATTCGTCCGGTTAG
- a CDS encoding HalOD1 output domain-containing protein, with protein MKRSRSVETTLTEDVNASERILRTIAGVEGMDPIELTPPLYSVVDPEALDAFVESLGERSGWIEFDYRGYQVTVDGAGGVSVHLVDADETSGP; from the coding sequence ATGAAACGCAGTCGGTCGGTCGAGACCACCCTGACCGAAGACGTCAACGCGAGCGAGAGGATCCTACGGACCATCGCCGGCGTGGAGGGAATGGACCCGATCGAACTCACCCCGCCGCTCTACTCGGTCGTCGACCCCGAGGCGCTTGACGCGTTCGTCGAGTCGCTTGGCGAGCGATCGGGATGGATCGAGTTCGATTACCGAGGCTACCAGGTGACCGTCGACGGCGCCGGCGGCGTCAGCGTTCACCTCGTAGATGCGGACGAGACGAGCGGGCCCTGA
- a CDS encoding Lrp/AsnC family transcriptional regulator, which yields MTDTAWDAVDRAIVHRLQQNARTTITDVAEAVNVSDNTVRNRIRRLEERGVIRGYRVDVDYNRIGVQHHYQFVCTASVSEREALADEALEVPGVIEVRTLMTGTRNVYVTAAGSDNDDITRIAMALDQLGLGIEEEDLIRSQTHQPLDGFRRQENQ from the coding sequence ATGACGGACACCGCCTGGGACGCCGTCGACAGGGCCATCGTCCACCGGCTCCAGCAGAACGCCCGAACCACGATCACGGACGTCGCGGAGGCGGTGAACGTCTCCGACAACACGGTCCGCAACCGGATCCGACGGCTCGAGGAACGGGGAGTCATCCGGGGCTACCGCGTCGACGTCGACTACAACCGGATCGGCGTGCAGCACCACTACCAGTTCGTCTGCACGGCGAGCGTGAGCGAGCGCGAGGCCCTGGCCGACGAGGCCCTCGAGGTTCCTGGCGTGATCGAGGTCCGTACGCTCATGACCGGGACGCGGAACGTCTACGTCACGGCCGCGGGCTCCGACAACGACGACATCACCCGGATCGCGATGGCGCTCGACCAGTTGGGGCTGGGGATCGAAGAGGAGGACCTCATCCGATCCCAGACCCACCAGCCCCTCGACGGCTTCCGTCGACAGGAGAACCAGTAG
- a CDS encoding DUF5813 family protein — translation MTHADDMERAFDGHEAFEAEAEGYAVTTTPLGSRVRTQTTADGEGVSYRVIVTPPTLDAVVEGETVAEVVEEGWFETFERRLEEPHQAGRGLEPIVPEVRREGESVRVEMTFTSDRPDRAAENAKALVEYVEGTWMQGLIPGYDYREPAASLLDRATQNYDEGGPV, via the coding sequence GTGACCCACGCAGACGACATGGAGCGAGCGTTCGACGGCCACGAGGCGTTCGAGGCCGAGGCGGAGGGGTACGCGGTGACGACCACGCCCCTCGGTTCGCGCGTTCGGACCCAGACCACGGCGGACGGAGAGGGCGTCAGCTACCGGGTGATCGTCACCCCGCCGACCCTCGACGCCGTCGTGGAGGGCGAGACGGTCGCCGAGGTGGTCGAGGAGGGCTGGTTCGAGACGTTCGAGCGCCGTCTGGAGGAACCCCACCAGGCCGGCCGGGGGCTGGAGCCGATCGTCCCCGAGGTGCGCCGCGAGGGCGAGTCGGTACGCGTCGAGATGACGTTCACCAGCGACCGTCCCGATCGCGCGGCCGAGAACGCGAAGGCGCTGGTCGAGTACGTCGAGGGGACGTGGATGCAGGGGCTGATTCCGGGCTACGACTACCGGGAACCGGCCGCGTCGCTGCTGGATCGGGCGACGCAGAACTACGACGAGGGCGGGCCGGTTTAG
- a CDS encoding Lrp/AsnC family transcriptional regulator — protein sequence MVTAYVMIKANTGEADRLRDSVEEIEGVESAHIVAGDVDIIAKLDVDSPARVKEIAADGIQGISGVEDTQTYIAMD from the coding sequence ATGGTTACTGCATACGTCATGATCAAGGCGAACACGGGAGAGGCCGACCGACTCCGGGACTCGGTCGAGGAGATCGAGGGCGTCGAGAGCGCCCACATCGTCGCCGGTGACGTCGACATCATCGCGAAACTCGACGTCGACTCGCCGGCACGGGTGAAGGAGATCGCTGCCGACGGGATTCAGGGGATCTCCGGCGTCGAGGACACCCAGACGTACATCGCGATGGACTAA
- a CDS encoding potassium channel family protein — MRFIIGGGGRVGLRTARVLSSEGHEVTIVERDPDVADRAKNEGYEVVEGDGSRETVLEDAGIAEADAFGALTSDLNTNFAACMIANHHGCRTVMRIDEDYREEIYREYADEVNEVIYPERLGAISAKNALLGGNVRAIADIAQHLQVVELTVQPDSPMRGYTLSEIELPADATFLAFGKKDRPMEIPSPGQSLEAGDRLAVLADFSVLDDVRQLIVGDGNRAAAGGV, encoded by the coding sequence ATGCGATTCATCATCGGCGGCGGAGGCCGAGTGGGGCTGCGCACGGCGCGCGTGCTCTCCTCGGAGGGCCACGAGGTCACCATCGTCGAGCGTGATCCGGACGTGGCCGACCGCGCGAAAAACGAGGGGTACGAGGTCGTCGAAGGGGACGGTTCGCGCGAGACGGTGCTCGAGGACGCGGGGATCGCCGAGGCCGACGCGTTCGGCGCGCTCACGAGCGACCTCAACACCAACTTCGCCGCGTGTATGATCGCGAACCACCACGGCTGTCGGACGGTGATGCGGATCGACGAGGACTACCGCGAGGAGATCTACCGCGAGTACGCCGACGAGGTGAACGAGGTCATCTATCCCGAACGCCTGGGCGCGATCAGCGCGAAGAACGCCCTGCTCGGGGGGAACGTCCGGGCGATCGCCGACATCGCCCAGCACCTACAGGTGGTCGAACTCACCGTCCAGCCCGACTCGCCGATGCGGGGCTACACGCTCAGCGAGATCGAACTGCCCGCCGACGCGACGTTCCTCGCGTTCGGCAAGAAGGACCGGCCGATGGAGATCCCGTCGCCCGGTCAGTCGCTCGAGGCCGGCGACCGCCTCGCGGTACTCGCGGACTTCAGCGTGCTCGACGACGTCCGACAGCTGATCGTCGGCGACGGCAACCGCGCGGCCGCAGGAGGTGTCTGA
- a CDS encoding Lrp/AsnC ligand binding domain-containing protein, whose product MVHAFVMVKTGAGRSEEMVEATRELEAITEAHIVAGNYDIIAEVETDEVYEVLQAASSGIQGLDGIADTKTYISLD is encoded by the coding sequence ATGGTTCACGCATTCGTCATGGTGAAGACCGGCGCCGGCAGGTCGGAGGAGATGGTCGAGGCCACCCGCGAACTGGAGGCGATCACCGAGGCCCACATCGTCGCCGGCAACTACGACATCATCGCCGAGGTCGAGACCGACGAGGTGTACGAGGTGCTTCAGGCCGCCTCCTCCGGGATCCAGGGGCTCGACGGGATCGCCGACACGAAGACGTACATCTCGCTCGACTAG
- the pdhA gene encoding pyruvate dehydrogenase (acetyl-transferring) E1 component subunit alpha yields the protein MYRVIDEHPLSKAGIDEATARSLYRDLVRTRRFDERAVALQRRGWMSGYPPFEGQEASQVGAAHAMRESDWLVPTYRSNAAQIARGVPMSDVLRFRRGHPEYASGHELPILPQSVPIASQLPHATGLGMAMNYADDDAAVLCCFGDGATSEGDFHEALNFAGVFSTPTVFFCENNGWAISMPRERQTASESIAIKADAYGFEGVQVDGNDPLAVYGVVREALSAARAGEPVLVESLTYRQGAHTTSDDPSRYRDEEDLPDWRTADPLERYETYLREEGVIDDAIIETIAEETEEELAEAIERAESGPAARPEDVFDHVYESGDPRLEKQRDRLLEFLAEHDSRRPR from the coding sequence ATGTACCGCGTCATCGACGAACACCCCCTCTCGAAGGCCGGCATCGACGAGGCGACGGCGCGGTCGCTCTATCGCGACCTGGTCCGAACCCGACGGTTCGACGAGCGTGCGGTCGCCCTCCAGCGCCGCGGCTGGATGAGCGGCTATCCGCCGTTCGAGGGCCAGGAGGCCTCGCAGGTCGGCGCCGCCCACGCCATGCGCGAGTCGGACTGGCTCGTCCCCACCTACCGGTCGAACGCCGCCCAGATCGCCCGCGGCGTGCCGATGAGCGACGTCCTCCGGTTCCGGCGGGGCCACCCCGAGTACGCCTCCGGTCACGAGCTGCCGATCCTCCCGCAGTCGGTACCGATCGCGAGCCAGCTCCCCCACGCGACGGGGCTGGGGATGGCGATGAACTACGCCGACGACGACGCGGCGGTGCTCTGCTGTTTCGGCGACGGCGCGACCAGCGAGGGCGACTTCCACGAGGCGCTCAACTTCGCGGGCGTCTTCTCGACGCCGACGGTCTTCTTCTGTGAGAACAACGGCTGGGCGATCTCCATGCCCCGGGAACGCCAGACCGCGAGCGAGTCGATCGCGATCAAGGCCGACGCCTACGGCTTCGAGGGCGTCCAGGTCGATGGCAACGATCCGCTCGCGGTGTACGGCGTCGTGCGCGAGGCGCTCTCCGCGGCGCGTGCGGGCGAACCCGTACTGGTCGAGAGCCTCACCTACCGACAGGGGGCCCACACCACCAGCGACGACCCCTCGCGCTATCGCGACGAGGAGGACCTCCCCGACTGGCGGACGGCCGACCCGCTCGAACGCTACGAGACCTACCTCCGCGAGGAGGGTGTGATCGACGACGCTATCATCGAGACGATCGCCGAGGAGACCGAGGAGGAACTCGCCGAGGCCATCGAGCGGGCCGAGTCGGGCCCGGCGGCCCGACCCGAGGACGTGTTCGACCACGTCTACGAGTCCGGAGACCCGCGGCTCGAGAAGCAGCGCGACCGCCTGCTCGAGTTCCTCGCCGAGCACGACTCGCGGCGCCCGCGCTAG
- the tmk gene encoding dTMP kinase: MLVTLEGLDGSGKTTVWEALRDARSDAVFTREPTDSWYGEAVSRSIADPDADPLAELFLYTADHADHLSRVVRPALDEDRLVISDRYSDSRYAYQGAALEGVVDRPMEYVREVHAPFTRPPDLTIYLDVDPETGAERSGATNKFEQASYLESVRENYERLLEAEPERFVRIDATRPPGAVFERVEDVLG, encoded by the coding sequence ATGCTCGTCACTCTCGAGGGCCTCGACGGCAGCGGCAAGACCACGGTCTGGGAGGCGCTCCGGGACGCACGTTCCGACGCCGTCTTCACTCGCGAGCCGACCGACTCGTGGTACGGCGAGGCGGTCTCCCGGTCGATCGCGGACCCCGACGCCGACCCGCTCGCCGAACTGTTCCTCTACACCGCGGATCACGCCGATCACCTCTCGCGGGTCGTGCGGCCCGCGCTCGACGAGGACCGGCTCGTGATCTCGGATCGCTACTCCGACTCGCGCTACGCCTACCAGGGGGCCGCCTTAGAGGGCGTCGTCGATCGGCCGATGGAGTACGTCCGGGAGGTCCACGCGCCCTTCACCCGGCCGCCGGACCTGACGATCTACCTCGACGTCGACCCCGAGACCGGGGCCGAGCGCAGCGGCGCGACCAACAAGTTCGAGCAGGCGTCGTATCTCGAGTCCGTCCGGGAGAACTACGAACGCCTGCTCGAGGCCGAGCCCGAGCGGTTCGTGCGGATCGACGCGACCCGACCGCCCGGGGCGGTGTTCGAACGCGTCGAGGACGTCCTCGGTTAG
- a CDS encoding complex I NDUFA9 subunit family protein, producing MKVLVAGGTGFIGRRLCTELHDRGHDVTALARSPDASVVPEGVTVVEGDVTDPDSLRTPLEGQDAVVNLVALSPLWEPEGGNEMHDRVHRGGTENLLNAAEDADIRRFVQMSGLITGDEDLTSYHRAKARAEEIVRGADLEYVIYRPSIVFGDGDEIVGYTTKLKQMFAPVGPLYPLPGGGERTFFQLIHVEDLAPMLADGVEDDDRANETYELGGPKVYSLREMTELVFESKGRSVTIVPLPMSLSKVGMSVMGVVPGLRLGPDQFRGLKADNRVSDNDVDAFGVSESEMTTFEEYLGVR from the coding sequence ATGAAGGTGCTCGTAGCCGGCGGGACGGGATTCATCGGACGACGCCTCTGCACCGAGCTTCACGACCGGGGCCACGACGTAACCGCGCTCGCGCGCTCGCCCGACGCGAGCGTCGTCCCCGAGGGAGTGACGGTCGTCGAGGGCGACGTCACCGACCCCGATTCGCTCCGTACGCCGCTCGAGGGCCAGGACGCCGTCGTCAACCTCGTCGCGCTCTCGCCGCTGTGGGAACCCGAGGGCGGCAACGAGATGCACGATCGCGTCCACCGTGGGGGAACCGAAAACCTCCTCAACGCGGCCGAGGATGCCGACATCAGGCGATTCGTCCAGATGAGCGGCCTCATAACGGGCGACGAGGATCTGACGTCCTACCACCGTGCGAAAGCCCGCGCCGAGGAGATCGTCCGCGGGGCCGACCTCGAGTACGTCATCTATCGTCCCTCGATCGTCTTCGGCGACGGCGACGAGATCGTCGGGTACACGACGAAGCTGAAGCAGATGTTCGCCCCGGTCGGCCCCCTCTATCCGCTGCCCGGCGGCGGCGAGCGGACGTTCTTCCAGCTCATTCACGTCGAGGACCTCGCGCCGATGCTCGCCGACGGCGTCGAGGACGACGACCGTGCGAACGAGACGTACGAACTCGGCGGCCCGAAGGTGTACAGCCTGCGCGAGATGACCGAACTCGTCTTCGAATCGAAGGGACGGAGCGTTACGATCGTCCCGCTCCCCATGTCGCTGTCGAAGGTCGGCATGAGCGTGATGGGGGTCGTCCCGGGCCTGCGACTTGGCCCCGACCAGTTCAGGGGACTCAAGGCGGACAACCGGGTCTCCGACAACGACGTCGACGCGTTCGGCGTCTCGGAGAGCGAGATGACGACGTTCGAGGAGTACCTCGGCGTTCGATAG